A single region of the Hyalangium gracile genome encodes:
- the thiD gene encoding bifunctional hydroxymethylpyrimidine kinase/phosphomethylpyrimidine kinase — MSAPARVLLLAGHEPTGRAGLLADAATVRALGGAPVAVPTAQTAQGTTTFLWEAAPARLLRAQVAAARELGPLHAVKLGMVPDAVRLKALREALEGVDAWWVVDPVVRSSRGQRLSRLSARHYLSLAGPRVVLTPNLDEAAWLLGLPAVSTVEEAAEAGRALVAHGFGAVLVKGGHREHGAVDVLCMPGRTRQLTGERLPRPPERRGTGCRLASALAVELGRGRTVEAAARRAKAHVARYLRTGAG, encoded by the coding sequence GTGAGCGCGCCTGCTCGAGTGCTGCTGCTCGCGGGCCATGAGCCCACCGGTCGCGCGGGGCTGCTGGCGGACGCGGCCACGGTGCGGGCGCTGGGAGGGGCTCCGGTGGCGGTGCCCACCGCGCAGACGGCGCAGGGCACCACGACGTTCCTCTGGGAGGCCGCTCCCGCGCGGCTGCTGCGCGCTCAGGTCGCCGCGGCGCGAGAGCTGGGGCCGCTGCACGCGGTGAAGCTCGGTATGGTGCCGGACGCGGTGCGGCTGAAGGCCCTCCGGGAGGCGCTGGAGGGCGTGGACGCCTGGTGGGTGGTGGATCCGGTGGTTCGGAGCTCGCGGGGGCAGCGCCTCTCGCGACTCTCCGCCCGGCACTACCTGTCTCTGGCGGGCCCGCGCGTGGTGCTCACGCCGAACCTGGACGAGGCGGCGTGGCTGCTGGGGCTGCCCGCGGTGAGCACGGTGGAGGAGGCGGCGGAGGCGGGGCGAGCGCTGGTGGCGCATGGCTTCGGCGCGGTGCTGGTGAAGGGCGGCCATCGGGAGCACGGCGCCGTGGATGTGCTGTGCATGCCAGGCCGGACGCGGCAGCTCACCGGGGAGAGGCTGCCGAGACCGCCGGAGCGCCGGGGGACGGGCTGCCGGCTGGCCTCGGCGCTCGCGGTGGAGCTGGGCCGAGGGCGCACGGTGGAGGCCGCCGCGCGCCGGGCCAAGGCTCATGTGGCGCGCTACCTGCGCACGGGCGCGGGGTAG
- a CDS encoding CHAT domain-containing tetratricopeptide repeat protein, which translates to MKRRIRRALVKTAWLLLSCVACATVDTGGADPRLSEARQAYEQGQQQRVAGHYVEAAAAAQRALELREAVLGDKHPDVAQCLLLLGSIHLMQANYARAEPLLQRALAIREAALGPRHRDVAESLNALGTLSLKQGHPEQAESLYRRALEIREEVLGKDHPEVASLLNNLGNLALMQGQLARAAAIHERALAAREKALPRNHPDIAFSLNNLASVYIKQGQYARTEPLYERAIAIKEETRGKDHPEVAQSLNNLANAYVHQGKYPRAESLYRRAIAIWTAAFGEKHPAIADALYNLSNLAINQGHYAQAEPLLQRTLAIQEELLGKNHSELVDVLNVLSQLATMQGQYERGVPFSLRAIEICQATLGELDPKVAYSLSGLASLYAEQGRYAQAESLYERTVAVREQALGKDHPEVAAALDSLANVYVAQGLLARAEPLHLRALAIREQELGGNHPNVARSLHDLAMLYFHQGQYARAEPLHQRALEIREAILGGAHPDVAESLQGMALLRVAQRRLADALPLFERALAVSEAHLRQEVFGFSGRGLESFLQLLRRSEEQLYALARAHPDDARVRRLALTAALLRKGRSVEELAGTSQIVSRSLAPEGREAFELLRALRTRIAEESLAGPGSRSLAEYQQQLKELVGRSDALEADLARRSAPLRAHAARPAPAELVDRVAATLPQDGALIEFVAYDDRPIVSGTVAPAPSSASRPRYLALLLFAGGRTHAVDLGPAEALDSVASRLHRVLARRVSDYASASKALYSLAFRPLVPRLEKMRRLFLSTDGQLSLVPFGVLHDGRRLVEDGFELSYLTSGRDLLPRSEEAASGDSVVVVADPDFDAPPAVGSGLAKAVTGERSGALERFFSDMRAAGGDQPFLPLPGTRKEAEAIQRMFPRAQLLLGREATKEALLTLRTPGILHVATHGFFREDAPVTAGTRAVGACCALSEADRSPRLPDPLLRSYLVLAGARASATQPGGAGREDSLVTALELAGLDLWGTQLVVLSACDTGLGDIKRGQGVYGLRRAFVMAGAEAVVASLWSVNDETTREFMEGYYRNLLAGQGRITALREAMRTLRRKHPHPYFWAPFIAIGQDTPLRGLTPSAERPPAP; encoded by the coding sequence ATGAAGAGACGCATTCGGCGAGCCCTGGTGAAGACCGCGTGGCTGCTCCTGAGCTGCGTGGCGTGCGCCACGGTGGACACAGGGGGAGCAGACCCACGCCTGAGCGAGGCGCGGCAGGCCTACGAGCAAGGCCAGCAGCAGCGGGTGGCGGGCCACTACGTGGAGGCGGCGGCGGCGGCCCAGCGCGCGCTGGAGCTCCGGGAGGCCGTGCTCGGGGACAAGCATCCAGACGTAGCCCAGTGCCTCCTGCTGCTCGGGAGCATTCACCTGATGCAGGCGAACTACGCGCGAGCCGAGCCCCTGCTCCAGCGTGCACTCGCGATCCGTGAAGCAGCCTTGGGGCCGCGCCACCGGGACGTCGCCGAGTCGCTCAACGCGCTCGGAACCCTCTCCCTGAAGCAGGGGCATCCCGAGCAGGCCGAGTCGTTGTACCGGCGGGCGCTCGAGATACGGGAGGAGGTGCTGGGCAAGGACCACCCGGAGGTGGCCTCCCTGCTGAACAATCTGGGCAATCTCGCCTTGATGCAGGGCCAGCTCGCCAGGGCCGCGGCGATCCACGAACGAGCGCTCGCCGCGCGGGAGAAGGCCCTCCCCAGGAATCATCCGGACATCGCCTTCTCGCTCAACAACCTCGCCAGCGTCTACATCAAGCAGGGTCAGTACGCGCGCACCGAGCCGCTGTATGAGCGTGCGATCGCGATCAAGGAAGAGACCCGCGGCAAGGACCATCCTGAAGTCGCCCAGTCGCTCAACAACCTCGCCAATGCCTACGTGCACCAGGGAAAGTACCCGCGGGCCGAGTCGCTCTACCGGCGCGCCATCGCGATCTGGACCGCGGCGTTCGGTGAGAAGCACCCCGCCATCGCCGACGCGCTCTACAACCTCTCCAACCTCGCCATCAATCAGGGGCATTACGCACAGGCGGAGCCGCTGCTCCAGCGCACGCTCGCGATTCAGGAAGAGCTCCTGGGCAAGAACCACTCCGAGCTGGTGGATGTGCTCAACGTGCTCTCCCAGCTCGCCACCATGCAAGGGCAGTACGAGCGCGGAGTCCCGTTCTCGCTGCGGGCCATCGAGATCTGTCAGGCGACGCTCGGAGAGCTCGATCCCAAGGTCGCCTATTCGCTGTCTGGCCTGGCCAGCCTCTACGCGGAGCAGGGCAGGTACGCGCAGGCGGAGTCCTTGTATGAGCGGACCGTGGCGGTTCGGGAGCAGGCGCTCGGGAAGGACCATCCGGAGGTCGCCGCGGCGCTCGACAGCCTCGCCAACGTCTACGTGGCGCAGGGGCTCCTCGCCCGAGCCGAGCCGCTGCATCTGCGGGCGCTGGCCATCCGCGAGCAGGAGCTCGGCGGGAATCACCCCAATGTGGCCCGCTCGCTCCACGATCTCGCGATGCTCTATTTCCACCAGGGGCAGTACGCCCGGGCCGAGCCGCTGCATCAGAGGGCGCTGGAGATTCGGGAGGCGATCCTGGGTGGGGCGCATCCGGATGTCGCCGAGTCGCTCCAGGGCATGGCCCTTCTGCGCGTCGCGCAGCGGCGCCTTGCCGACGCGCTGCCGCTCTTCGAGAGAGCCCTCGCCGTCTCGGAGGCGCACCTGCGCCAGGAGGTCTTCGGCTTCTCCGGGCGAGGCCTGGAGAGCTTCCTGCAACTGCTCCGCAGGAGTGAGGAGCAGCTCTATGCGCTCGCCCGGGCTCACCCGGACGATGCACGGGTTCGGCGTCTCGCGCTGACCGCCGCCCTCCTTCGCAAGGGCCGCTCCGTGGAAGAGCTCGCCGGCACCTCCCAGATCGTCTCGCGGAGCCTGGCGCCGGAGGGGCGCGAGGCCTTCGAGCTGTTGCGTGCCTTGCGCACGCGCATCGCGGAGGAGTCGCTCGCGGGGCCGGGCTCGCGTTCGCTCGCCGAGTACCAACAGCAGCTCAAGGAGCTCGTTGGCCGGAGTGATGCCCTCGAGGCCGACCTCGCCCGGCGCTCGGCGCCACTGCGTGCGCATGCCGCGCGGCCAGCTCCCGCCGAGCTCGTGGATCGCGTCGCGGCGACGCTCCCCCAGGACGGCGCGCTCATCGAGTTCGTGGCCTACGATGACCGCCCGATCGTTTCCGGCACTGTGGCCCCGGCCCCGTCGAGCGCGAGCAGGCCGCGCTACCTCGCGCTCCTGCTCTTCGCGGGTGGCCGCACGCATGCCGTCGATCTCGGTCCAGCCGAGGCCCTGGACAGCGTCGCCTCGCGGCTGCATCGCGTGCTGGCGCGTCGCGTGAGCGACTACGCGTCCGCCTCCAAGGCGCTCTACTCGCTGGCCTTCCGTCCCCTGGTGCCGCGGCTCGAGAAGATGAGGCGCTTGTTTCTCTCGACGGACGGGCAGCTCTCACTCGTGCCCTTCGGTGTGCTGCACGATGGCCGCCGCCTGGTCGAGGATGGCTTCGAGCTCTCCTATCTCACCTCGGGAAGAGACCTGCTGCCTCGTTCCGAGGAGGCCGCTTCCGGCGACTCGGTCGTCGTCGTGGCGGACCCCGACTTCGATGCTCCTCCCGCGGTCGGCTCGGGGCTCGCGAAGGCTGTCACCGGCGAGCGCTCGGGGGCGCTGGAGCGCTTCTTCTCCGACATGCGCGCGGCGGGCGGGGACCAGCCATTCCTGCCGCTACCTGGGACTCGCAAGGAGGCGGAGGCCATCCAGCGCATGTTCCCGCGGGCGCAGCTGCTGCTGGGCCGGGAAGCGACGAAGGAGGCGCTGCTGACGCTGCGCACGCCAGGAATCCTCCATGTCGCCACCCACGGCTTCTTCCGGGAGGATGCCCCCGTCACGGCCGGCACTCGCGCCGTGGGGGCCTGCTGCGCGCTCAGCGAGGCGGACAGATCGCCGCGCCTTCCGGATCCCCTGCTGCGCTCGTACCTGGTGCTGGCGGGAGCGCGGGCTTCGGCCACACAGCCTGGCGGAGCTGGCAGGGAGGACTCCCTGGTGACGGCGCTGGAGCTGGCGGGGCTCGATCTGTGGGGCACCCAGCTCGTGGTGCTGTCGGCCTGCGACACGGGCCTGGGTGACATCAAGCGGGGCCAGGGCGTCTACGGCCTGCGCCGCGCATTCGTGATGGCGGGGGCTGAGGCGGTGGTGGCGAGCCTGTGGAGCGTCAATGACGAGACGACGCGGGAGTTCATGGAGGGCTACTACCGCAACCTGTTGGCGGGGCAGGGGCGCATCACGGCGCTGCGCGAGGCCATGCGGACGCTGCGCCGGAAGCACCCGCATCCCTACTTCTGGGCGCCCTTCATCGCCATTGGCCAGGACACACCGCTGCGCGGGCTGACGCCGAGCGCCGAGCGGCCGCCTGCCCCCTGA
- a CDS encoding ADYC domain-containing protein: MRAPPCQPQAPERKVWPQGTLLWGTGRKDEQSETSSILASVDLRSMRLGAATVKGARLEEGRLVAPSRKPEELVGAVLQGRSSDGQPVEVALCGVEEAAEEPAMRWYRIQIWNAETSTWENPCLATHRVPSPRALAVPGVWDEQGARHARAGQFTFACENGVISKCIGWGYKPWGKKAGQSLEELHQACTRMARADYCGNGRSHTREDMPIDMYDGLAVLSRTREAVAGWEPGRASFEAAWTGDGAWCLSRTRDGSAVELILEECPARFEAAEKDLGEGDRCQVLRKGAGASAVLLRNRSYERSAPRP; the protein is encoded by the coding sequence GTGAGAGCACCTCCCTGTCAGCCCCAGGCTCCCGAGCGGAAGGTCTGGCCGCAGGGCACGCTGCTGTGGGGGACGGGGCGCAAGGACGAGCAGAGCGAGACGAGCAGCATCCTGGCCTCGGTCGACTTGAGGAGTATGCGGCTCGGGGCGGCAACGGTGAAAGGCGCGCGCCTGGAGGAGGGGAGACTGGTGGCGCCATCGCGCAAACCCGAGGAGCTCGTCGGCGCGGTGCTGCAGGGCCGCTCGAGTGACGGTCAACCCGTGGAGGTGGCGCTGTGCGGAGTGGAGGAGGCCGCGGAGGAGCCCGCCATGCGGTGGTATCGGATCCAGATCTGGAACGCGGAGACCTCGACCTGGGAGAACCCGTGCCTGGCGACCCACCGCGTGCCCTCGCCCCGAGCGTTGGCGGTGCCGGGCGTGTGGGACGAGCAGGGCGCGCGGCATGCGCGGGCCGGGCAGTTCACCTTCGCCTGCGAGAACGGGGTGATCTCCAAGTGCATCGGGTGGGGCTACAAGCCTTGGGGCAAGAAGGCGGGCCAGTCGCTGGAAGAGCTGCATCAGGCCTGCACGCGGATGGCGCGAGCGGACTACTGCGGGAACGGACGCAGCCACACGCGAGAGGACATGCCGATCGACATGTACGACGGGCTGGCGGTGCTGTCGCGGACGAGGGAGGCGGTGGCGGGCTGGGAGCCGGGGCGGGCCTCCTTCGAGGCCGCATGGACGGGCGACGGCGCGTGGTGCCTCTCGCGGACGCGAGATGGGAGCGCGGTGGAGCTCATCCTGGAGGAATGTCCCGCCCGCTTCGAGGCCGCGGAGAAGGACCTGGGGGAGGGTGACCGCTGCCAGGTACTCCGCAAGGGGGCTGGCGCCAGCGCGGTGCTGCTGCGAAATCGCTCGTACGAGAGGAGCGCTCCACGGCCATGA
- a CDS encoding sigma-70 family RNA polymerase sigma factor, whose translation MEEPLKLAITFFEHTPARLNVPSHMAEFEALLRGAWAKGQGEWPQVTLPAEVFVRHLARFLPEVSEASSLSEQLGQLALEDLYLACACVHNVPEATETLEREYLARLPALIAYLKLSAPVLEDLCQLVRIHLLLGTPESGPRLAEYTGRGALLSWIRVIAARMALRVGPPTRETSEENALAALESLQSPDPDADLDLIKRRYRPMFLQAVRDAFDALSNEHRHLLRLHFVDRLPTTRMAPLFGVDQSTISRWIKGARQAVYEDTKRRLKERLRLSSNEFESLVTTLESQLDLSFSEILVDGEPEKK comes from the coding sequence ATGGAAGAGCCGCTAAAGCTCGCCATCACCTTCTTCGAGCACACGCCGGCACGGCTGAACGTGCCGAGCCATATGGCCGAGTTCGAGGCTCTGCTCCGCGGCGCCTGGGCGAAGGGCCAAGGCGAGTGGCCTCAGGTGACGCTGCCCGCCGAAGTCTTCGTGCGCCACCTGGCCAGGTTTCTGCCCGAGGTCAGCGAAGCGTCGTCTCTCTCGGAGCAGCTCGGCCAGCTCGCGCTCGAGGACCTGTACCTGGCATGCGCTTGCGTCCACAACGTGCCGGAAGCCACCGAGACCCTGGAGCGCGAGTACCTGGCCAGGCTGCCGGCGCTGATCGCGTACCTCAAGCTCTCCGCCCCCGTCCTCGAGGACTTGTGCCAGCTGGTCCGCATCCACCTCCTGCTCGGCACCCCGGAGTCCGGGCCGAGGCTGGCGGAGTACACGGGCCGTGGCGCGCTGCTGAGCTGGATCCGTGTCATCGCCGCGCGCATGGCGCTCCGAGTGGGCCCGCCCACCCGGGAGACCTCCGAGGAGAACGCCCTGGCGGCCCTGGAGAGCCTGCAGTCTCCCGATCCGGATGCGGATCTCGATCTCATCAAGCGTCGCTACCGCCCCATGTTCCTCCAGGCCGTCCGCGACGCCTTCGACGCGCTGTCGAACGAGCATCGACACCTGCTCCGGCTCCACTTCGTCGATCGGCTCCCGACGACCCGGATGGCGCCGCTGTTCGGCGTGGATCAGTCGACGATCTCGCGCTGGATCAAGGGCGCGCGACAGGCCGTCTATGAGGACACGAAGCGCCGCCTCAAGGAGCGCCTCCGCCTGTCCTCGAACGAGTTCGAGAGCCTCGTCACCACGCTCGAGAGCCAGCTCGACCTGAGCTTCAGCGAGATCCTCGTCGATGGCGAGCCGGAGAAGAAGTAG
- a CDS encoding bifunctional serine/threonine-protein kinase/formylglycine-generating enzyme family protein: protein MARPSDQAESSCLTDELLARLIDERLAVDELARLHRHTAECQPCRALFVTVVRGDLRMEDAGPEQFAPAETAPVPPAVGWTPPTEFDEFQLERLLGRGAMGVVYLAHDRFLDRRVAVKFIAAQQPSARVRSRFHNEARAIARLQHPNVVTLFRVGEVDGHPYLVSEYLAGQSLAGLALPLPWRRVLRLGRGLTRGLAAAHRQGVLHRDLKPSNVFLTEEGEVKLLDFGLAELVDESASAGTSGARAAVGTPRYMAPELFRGEPATPQSDLYALGLVLYELCTGTLPPQQVPGPAGAMERPEQGSTPALTAVVPGIDLDFAALVERCLAAEPSMRLVSVDALGAEFERLGGIREPEVLPAENPYRGLAPFEAEHRSLFFGRDGEILAVLERLRSHPVVLVAGDSGVGKSSLCRAGVLPRVEQGALGEYREFSSLTLSPGRRPLARLAAALAPILGRPEAELGHWLTETPERLGPALRAVHQEGRGLLLFLDQLEELITLSEPAQAARFARLLGELALPAAGVRVLLAVRGDFLARVGALSGLDDVVEQALYLLKPLSPEKVREAIIGPARRRGVVFESEALVHTLVEATARDAGSLPLLQFALAELWERRDAARGCITQAALDEMGGVAGALSRHADRVLAQLGQAEQQAARRLLGRLITAEGTRSERGEEELTAASEEARTALRALVEGRLLHVRKAGDRASYEIAHEALIASWGTLRQWLDEDAGQRALRQRIEAAGAEWERLGRAEDLLWRARQLDEARALDSVALGSREQDFLRASRRAVRRQSRRRWIAALILVLLVGGFYGVPRLKQHQELRSFVSARVAEARDALGAAKKHARRASEGRQEAIALFTGQHPGGSGAARDPQERWLHAEEVWGQALEELRQAEASYSEAERAIEDALERARDEEEARQLLIQLTHERILLAERFYQKDERTRLVQRFRRLTVEGEAPRDEIDAPAELVLVTDPPGASVEVTRYVESKEGLQRVPLPRPETLGPTPLAWRSVTPGSYQLHISREGNAPVELPLLLERGEQERVTLELLSEVPEGYVYIPPGCSLEGSADVEELRTMMESAPLHPSCLEEGYFIGRYEVTMGDWLTYLDTLPAEAPERSFLEKPSFNGDSAVSLRRLPDGAWSFSLHLVSGAVLTARAGEPIRYPGRKARAEQDWRRFPLVGVSADDLAGYLSWLDRTGRLPGARLCSELEWTRAARGADDRRFPHGNRFQKDDANIDATYAFRPDAYGPDEVGSHPASVSPFGLEDMAGNAFEMTRPTQDGFGEIVLRGGAWYYGETGALVASRQASTSRLRDARIGVRVCASLPAE from the coding sequence ATGGCGCGTCCTTCCGATCAGGCGGAGTCGTCATGTCTGACGGATGAACTCCTGGCTCGACTCATCGACGAACGGCTGGCCGTGGACGAGCTGGCCCGACTCCATCGCCATACCGCGGAGTGCCAGCCCTGCCGCGCCCTCTTCGTGACGGTCGTCCGCGGAGACCTGCGCATGGAGGACGCCGGTCCGGAGCAATTCGCTCCGGCCGAGACGGCCCCTGTGCCACCGGCCGTCGGCTGGACACCCCCCACCGAGTTCGACGAGTTCCAGCTCGAGCGTCTGCTGGGGCGCGGCGCCATGGGCGTCGTCTATCTCGCGCACGATCGCTTCCTGGATCGGCGGGTGGCGGTGAAGTTCATCGCGGCGCAGCAGCCCAGCGCACGGGTCCGCTCGCGCTTCCACAACGAGGCGCGCGCCATCGCCCGGCTGCAGCACCCCAACGTCGTCACCCTGTTTCGCGTGGGCGAGGTGGACGGCCATCCGTATCTCGTCTCCGAGTACCTGGCCGGACAGAGCCTGGCGGGGCTGGCCCTGCCCCTGCCCTGGCGGCGCGTCCTCAGGCTGGGGCGGGGACTGACGCGAGGGCTCGCGGCGGCGCATCGCCAGGGCGTGCTGCACCGGGACCTCAAGCCGTCCAACGTCTTCCTCACGGAGGAGGGCGAGGTCAAGCTGCTCGACTTCGGTCTGGCCGAGCTCGTGGATGAGAGCGCGTCCGCGGGAACGAGCGGGGCTCGCGCCGCCGTGGGCACGCCGCGCTACATGGCGCCCGAGCTCTTTCGTGGAGAGCCGGCGACGCCCCAGAGCGATCTCTACGCTCTCGGCCTCGTGCTCTACGAGCTCTGCACGGGCACGCTTCCTCCACAGCAGGTGCCGGGACCGGCTGGGGCGATGGAGCGACCGGAGCAGGGGAGCACTCCTGCGCTCACGGCCGTCGTGCCGGGCATCGACCTCGACTTCGCGGCGCTCGTGGAGCGGTGCCTCGCCGCCGAGCCGAGCATGCGCTTGGTCTCGGTGGACGCGCTGGGTGCGGAGTTCGAGCGGCTGGGCGGGATTCGCGAGCCGGAAGTCCTCCCCGCCGAGAACCCCTACCGGGGGCTGGCACCCTTCGAAGCCGAGCACCGCTCGCTCTTCTTCGGGCGGGATGGCGAGATCCTCGCCGTCCTGGAGCGGTTGCGCAGCCATCCCGTGGTCCTCGTGGCGGGAGACTCGGGCGTGGGGAAGTCCTCGCTCTGTCGCGCGGGCGTCCTGCCGCGCGTCGAGCAGGGGGCGCTGGGCGAGTATCGCGAGTTCTCCTCGCTGACGCTGTCCCCCGGCCGCCGTCCGCTCGCGAGGCTTGCGGCGGCACTGGCTCCCATCCTGGGGCGCCCGGAGGCCGAGCTGGGGCACTGGCTCACCGAGACGCCGGAGCGCCTCGGGCCCGCCCTGCGAGCCGTCCACCAGGAGGGGCGCGGCCTGCTGCTCTTCCTCGACCAGCTCGAGGAGCTGATCACCTTGAGCGAGCCCGCCCAGGCAGCCCGCTTCGCCCGTCTGCTGGGAGAGCTCGCCCTGCCGGCGGCGGGGGTGCGCGTGCTCCTCGCGGTGCGGGGTGACTTCCTCGCGCGGGTCGGGGCACTGTCGGGCCTGGATGACGTGGTGGAGCAGGCGCTCTACCTGCTCAAGCCCCTCTCTCCGGAGAAGGTGCGCGAGGCCATCATCGGACCCGCTCGCCGCCGGGGCGTGGTCTTCGAGTCGGAGGCCCTGGTCCATACCCTGGTCGAGGCCACGGCGCGGGATGCGGGCAGCCTGCCGCTGCTCCAGTTCGCGCTGGCCGAGCTGTGGGAGCGCCGCGACGCCGCCCGGGGCTGCATCACCCAGGCGGCGCTGGACGAGATGGGCGGCGTGGCTGGCGCGCTCTCCCGTCATGCCGACAGGGTGCTCGCGCAGCTCGGCCAGGCCGAGCAACAGGCCGCGCGTCGCCTGCTCGGGCGCCTCATCACCGCGGAGGGCACTCGCAGTGAGCGCGGCGAGGAGGAGCTCACCGCGGCCTCGGAGGAGGCCCGCACCGCCCTGAGAGCGCTCGTCGAGGGGCGCCTGCTGCATGTGCGCAAGGCGGGGGATCGGGCCAGCTACGAGATCGCCCACGAGGCGCTGATCGCGAGCTGGGGGACGTTGCGGCAGTGGCTCGACGAGGATGCGGGGCAGCGCGCGCTGCGCCAGCGCATCGAGGCCGCCGGGGCCGAGTGGGAGCGCCTCGGGCGCGCCGAGGATCTGCTCTGGCGAGCGCGTCAGCTCGACGAGGCGAGAGCGCTCGACAGCGTCGCGTTGGGAAGCCGAGAGCAGGACTTCCTCCGGGCTTCCCGGCGAGCCGTGCGTCGCCAGTCCCGGCGCCGCTGGATTGCCGCGCTGATCCTCGTGCTCCTCGTGGGGGGCTTCTATGGCGTGCCGCGCCTGAAGCAGCACCAGGAGCTCCGGAGCTTCGTGAGCGCTCGGGTGGCGGAGGCTCGGGACGCGCTCGGCGCGGCGAAGAAGCATGCTCGGCGCGCGAGTGAGGGCCGCCAGGAAGCGATAGCGCTGTTCACGGGCCAGCATCCCGGCGGCTCGGGGGCTGCGCGGGATCCACAGGAACGCTGGCTCCACGCCGAGGAGGTCTGGGGGCAGGCGCTCGAGGAGCTCCGGCAGGCCGAGGCCTCCTATTCGGAGGCGGAGCGAGCCATCGAGGACGCGCTCGAGCGCGCCCGCGATGAAGAGGAGGCAAGACAGCTCCTCATCCAGCTCACCCATGAGCGCATCCTGCTGGCGGAGCGCTTCTATCAGAAGGACGAGCGCACCCGGCTCGTCCAGCGCTTCAGGAGGTTGACCGTCGAGGGCGAGGCGCCGCGCGACGAGATCGACGCCCCCGCGGAGCTCGTCCTGGTGACCGATCCTCCAGGCGCGAGCGTCGAGGTCACCCGCTATGTGGAGAGCAAGGAGGGACTGCAGCGAGTGCCCCTCCCTCGCCCGGAGACTCTCGGTCCGACGCCGCTCGCGTGGCGGAGCGTGACACCGGGCTCCTATCAGCTCCACATCTCGCGGGAGGGGAATGCACCGGTCGAGCTGCCCCTCCTGCTCGAGCGAGGAGAGCAGGAGCGCGTCACCCTCGAGCTCCTCTCGGAGGTGCCCGAGGGCTACGTCTACATCCCGCCCGGCTGCAGCCTCGAGGGGAGCGCGGACGTGGAGGAGCTGCGGACGATGATGGAGAGCGCGCCCCTGCATCCGAGCTGCCTGGAGGAGGGCTATTTCATCGGGCGGTACGAGGTGACGATGGGGGACTGGCTGACGTACCTCGACACCCTGCCCGCGGAAGCGCCCGAGCGCAGCTTCCTGGAGAAGCCGAGCTTCAACGGCGACAGCGCGGTGTCGTTGCGGCGGCTGCCTGACGGCGCCTGGAGCTTCTCCCTCCACCTCGTGAGCGGAGCCGTCCTCACGGCGCGCGCTGGCGAGCCCATCCGCTATCCGGGGCGGAAGGCCCGAGCGGAGCAGGACTGGCGACGCTTCCCCCTCGTGGGCGTCTCCGCGGACGATCTCGCCGGTTATCTCTCCTGGCTCGATCGCACCGGGAGACTGCCGGGCGCTCGCTTGTGCAGCGAGCTGGAGTGGACGCGTGCGGCCAGGGGCGCGGACGATCGCAGGTTCCCCCATGGCAACCGGTTCCAGAAGGACGACGCCAACATCGATGCCACCTACGCCTTCCGGCCCGACGCCTACGGCCCTGACGAGGTGGGCTCCCATCCGGCCTCGGTCAGCCCCTTTGGCCTCGAGGACATGGCCGGCAACGCCTTCGAGATGACCCGGCCCACCCAGGACGGCTTCGGAGAGATCGTCCTTCGAGGAGGCGCCTGGTACTACGGCGAGACAGGCGCCCTGGTGGCCAGTCGACAGGCCAGCACCTCCCGCCTCCGAGATGCCCGGATTGGCGTACGCGTCTGCGCCTCGCTGCCAGCCGAGTGA